In a single window of the Pontibacter russatus genome:
- the lepA gene encoding translation elongation factor 4 has product MKNIRNFCIIAHIDHGKSTLADRLLEYTSTVAEREMQNQLLDNMDLERERGITIKSHAIQMNYPYKGEDYVLNLIDTPGHVDFSYEVSRSIAACEGALLIVDASQGIEAQTISNLYLAIGNDLEIIPVLNKIDLPHAMPEEVSDQITELIGCDREDIILASGKAGIGIEDILNAICDRIPAPKGDPAAPLQALIFDSVFNSYRGIEVYFRIFNGTLKKGDKVKFINTGKTYEADEIGVLKLNQEPRQEMGAGNVGYLISGIKNAKEVKVGDTITHVDRPAKGIQGFEDVKPMVFAGIYPVETSEYEELRSSMEKLQLNDASLVWEPETSAALGFGFRCGFLGMLHMEIVQERLEREFDMTVITTVPSVQFHAYTTKEKMVKVNAPSEMPEPNYIDHIEEPYIKAQIISKSEFVGPIITLCMDKRGILKNQTYLTSDRVELTFEMPLAEIVFDFFDKLKTISRGYASLDYELIGFRPSNMVKLDIMLNGEKVDALSAIVHRDKAYDWGKRLCEKLRELLPRQMFEIAIQAAIGQKIISRETVKAMRKNVLAKCYGGDISRKRKLLEKQKKGKKRMRQVGNVEIPQEAFLAVLKLD; this is encoded by the coding sequence ATGAAGAACATTCGCAATTTCTGCATCATCGCGCACATCGACCACGGCAAGAGTACCTTGGCCGACCGGCTCCTCGAGTATACCTCCACGGTGGCGGAGCGCGAAATGCAGAACCAGCTGTTGGATAACATGGACCTGGAGCGGGAGCGGGGCATCACCATCAAGAGCCACGCCATCCAGATGAACTACCCTTACAAAGGGGAAGACTACGTGCTCAACCTGATCGACACGCCCGGCCACGTCGACTTCTCCTATGAGGTATCCCGCTCGATTGCCGCCTGCGAAGGGGCGCTGCTGATCGTGGACGCCTCGCAGGGCATCGAGGCACAAACCATCTCGAACCTGTACCTGGCCATCGGTAACGACCTGGAGATCATCCCGGTGCTGAACAAGATAGACCTGCCGCACGCCATGCCCGAGGAGGTGTCGGACCAGATCACCGAGCTCATCGGCTGCGACCGGGAAGACATCATTCTGGCGTCCGGCAAGGCGGGCATCGGGATAGAAGATATCCTCAACGCCATCTGCGACCGCATCCCGGCACCGAAAGGAGACCCCGCTGCCCCCTTGCAGGCGCTGATTTTCGATTCTGTTTTCAACTCGTACAGGGGCATCGAAGTGTATTTCCGTATTTTCAACGGCACCCTGAAAAAGGGAGACAAGGTGAAGTTCATCAACACGGGCAAAACCTACGAGGCCGATGAGATTGGGGTGCTGAAGCTGAACCAGGAGCCCCGGCAGGAGATGGGCGCCGGAAACGTGGGGTACCTCATCTCCGGCATCAAAAATGCCAAAGAGGTGAAAGTGGGCGACACCATCACGCACGTGGACCGCCCGGCCAAAGGCATTCAAGGTTTTGAGGACGTGAAGCCGATGGTGTTTGCCGGGATATACCCGGTGGAGACGAGCGAGTATGAGGAGCTGCGCAGCTCCATGGAGAAACTCCAGCTGAACGACGCCTCGCTGGTGTGGGAGCCGGAGACGTCCGCTGCCCTTGGCTTCGGTTTCCGCTGCGGTTTCCTGGGCATGCTGCACATGGAGATTGTACAGGAGCGCCTGGAGCGGGAGTTCGACATGACGGTTATTACCACGGTGCCTTCGGTGCAGTTCCATGCCTATACCACCAAAGAGAAGATGGTGAAGGTAAACGCGCCATCCGAAATGCCGGAGCCGAATTATATCGACCATATTGAAGAGCCCTATATAAAGGCGCAGATCATCTCCAAGTCTGAGTTTGTGGGGCCCATCATCACGCTGTGCATGGACAAGCGCGGCATCCTCAAGAACCAGACCTACCTCACCAGCGACCGCGTAGAACTGACGTTCGAAATGCCGCTGGCCGAAATCGTGTTTGACTTCTTCGACAAGCTCAAGACCATATCCCGCGGCTACGCCTCCCTGGACTACGAACTGATCGGCTTCCGCCCCTCCAACATGGTGAAGCTGGACATCATGCTGAATGGGGAGAAGGTGGATGCGCTGAGCGCCATCGTACACCGCGACAAGGCCTACGACTGGGGCAAGCGCCTCTGCGAGAAGCTGCGCGAGCTGTTGCCGCGCCAGATGTTCGAGATTGCCATCCAGGCGGCCATCGGCCAAAAGATCATCTCGCGCGAAACGGTGAAAGCCATGCGCAAAAACGTGCTGGCCAAGTGCTACGGCGGCGACATCTCCCGAAAGCGAAAGCTCCTGGAGAAGCAGAAGAAAGGAAAGAAGCGCATGCGCCAGGTAGGCAACGTGGAAATTCCGCAGGAAGCCTTCCTGGCCGTGCTGAAACTGGATTAA
- a CDS encoding DUF1003 domain-containing protein encodes MKTESPIATAPDKSGRMAGVVERNIKALLERKKQEDERRSTQNRIADGITRFVGSMTFVYIHIVFFGVWILWNTGVLGLEPFDPSLVVLAMEASVEAIFLSTFVLISQNRMSAQADKRAELDLQVSLLTEHEVTSLIKMVRAIAQKMDIRESDNPEIDELEKNVAPEKVMDTMEEHQEEIEKS; translated from the coding sequence ATGAAAACAGAATCACCTATAGCAACAGCCCCTGACAAATCGGGGAGGATGGCAGGCGTGGTAGAGCGCAATATCAAGGCCCTGCTGGAGCGGAAAAAGCAGGAAGACGAAAGAAGATCCACTCAAAACAGAATCGCGGACGGCATCACCAGGTTTGTCGGCAGCATGACGTTCGTCTATATACACATCGTGTTTTTCGGGGTGTGGATACTCTGGAATACAGGTGTGCTGGGCCTGGAGCCGTTCGACCCGTCTCTGGTGGTGCTGGCCATGGAGGCATCCGTAGAGGCCATTTTCCTGTCTACGTTTGTCCTCATAAGCCAGAACCGCATGTCGGCCCAGGCCGACAAACGAGCCGAGTTGGACTTGCAGGTCAGCCTGCTGACCGAGCACGAGGTTACGTCCCTGATAAAAATGGTGAGGGCCATAGCCCAAAAAATGGACATACGGGAGTCGGACAACCCGGAAATAGACGAGTTGGAAAAGAACGTAGCCCCGGAAAAGGTAATGGACACGATGGAAGAACATCAGGAAGAGATAGAGAAAAGCTAA
- a CDS encoding methylmalonyl-CoA mutase family protein: MQATTVEPYKPVNHIRIVTAASLFDGHDAAINIMRRIIQASGAEVIHLGHNRSVQEIVDCAIQEDAQAIAITSYQGGHIEYFKYMYDLLQERGSGQIRIFGGGGGVILPSEIDELHAYGIARIYSPDDGRAMGLQGMINDMLQQCDFPTGENLNGEYKHLQEKNPKDIARLISAAENFPEEYDKVKAHITGKADEKRKTTHTTRTTPVLGVTGTGGAGKSSLVDELVRRFLKDFPEKRIAIISVDPSKRKTGGALLGDRIRMNSISNDRVYMRSLATRQSNLALSKYVQDAVDIVKAADFDLIILETSGIGQSDTEIVEHSDTSLYVMTPEYGAATQLEKIDMLDFADVIALNKFDKRGALDALRDVKKQYKRNHQLWDITDEAIPVFGTIASQFNDPGMNQLYRAVMAKISEKSGIDFDSSLVTSKEMSEKVYIIPPARTRYLSEIAETIRSYDKWGKDQAEIAQNLYGIKKSIEAVQSIALDDKDRLIMQLEQAYAEVEMHLDGQNKKILENWKDKVQAYKNEFYVFKVRDKELKIKTHSESLSHLQIPKIATPRYKAWGDLLKWNLQENVPGEFPYTAGVFPFKREGEDPTRMFAGEGGPERTNRRFHYVSLGMPAKRLSTAFDSVTLYGEDPDYRPDIYGKIGNSGVSICCLDDAKKLYSGFNLADPMTSVSMTINGPAAILTGFFMNAAIDQQCELYIKEQGLEDQIDQKIEAIYKEKGAERPRYQGKLPEGNNGLGLLLLGVTGDQVLPAEVYEPIKARTLASVRGTVQADILKEDQAQNTCIFSTEFSLRLMGDVQAYFIHKNIRNFYSVSISGYHIAEAGANPISQLAFTLANGFTFVEYYVSRGMDINKFAPNLSFFFSNGIDPEYAVIGRVARRIWAKAMKQKYGADARSQMLKYHIQTSGRSLHAQEIDFNDIRTTLQALYAIYDNCNSLHTNAYDEAITTPTEASVRRAMAIQLIINRELGLAKNENPLQGSFVIEELTDLVEEAVLAEFDRISERGGVLGAMETMYQRGKIQEESLYYETLKHTGEYPIIGVNTFLSSTGSPTVLPKEVIRATEEEKQYQIRMIHGLQKRNADESEELLRRLQQVAIRNENIFEELMETVKYCSLGQITNALFEVGGQYRRNM, translated from the coding sequence ATGCAAGCAACAACTGTAGAACCTTACAAGCCTGTCAACCACATCCGCATCGTGACGGCCGCCTCTCTGTTCGACGGCCACGACGCGGCCATCAACATCATGCGCCGCATCATCCAGGCCTCTGGTGCGGAGGTGATTCACCTGGGCCACAACCGCTCGGTGCAGGAAATCGTGGATTGCGCCATCCAGGAGGATGCGCAGGCCATCGCCATCACCTCCTACCAAGGCGGCCATATCGAGTACTTCAAGTATATGTATGACTTGCTGCAGGAGCGCGGCAGCGGCCAAATCCGTATTTTCGGCGGCGGCGGCGGCGTGATTCTGCCTTCGGAGATTGATGAGCTCCATGCATATGGCATCGCGCGCATCTACTCGCCCGACGACGGCCGCGCGATGGGACTGCAGGGCATGATAAACGACATGCTGCAGCAGTGCGACTTCCCGACAGGCGAAAATCTGAACGGCGAATACAAGCACCTGCAGGAGAAGAACCCCAAAGACATTGCCCGGCTGATCTCGGCTGCCGAGAACTTCCCGGAGGAATACGACAAAGTAAAAGCCCACATCACCGGCAAGGCTGACGAAAAACGTAAAACGACCCACACAACTCGAACCACGCCTGTCTTGGGTGTAACGGGTACGGGCGGTGCCGGAAAATCATCGCTGGTGGATGAACTGGTGCGCCGCTTTCTGAAGGATTTCCCGGAGAAGCGGATTGCCATCATCTCGGTAGACCCCTCCAAGCGCAAGACGGGCGGCGCCCTCTTGGGTGACAGGATCCGGATGAACTCCATCTCGAACGATAGAGTTTACATGCGCTCGCTGGCCACACGCCAGAGCAACCTGGCCCTGAGCAAATACGTGCAGGACGCCGTGGACATCGTGAAAGCCGCCGACTTCGATTTGATTATCCTCGAAACCTCCGGCATTGGCCAATCCGACACAGAGATTGTCGAGCACTCCGACACCAGCCTGTATGTGATGACGCCGGAGTATGGGGCCGCCACACAGCTCGAGAAGATCGACATGCTGGACTTTGCCGACGTTATTGCTCTCAATAAGTTTGACAAGCGCGGGGCGCTGGATGCCCTGCGCGACGTAAAGAAGCAGTACAAGCGGAACCACCAGTTGTGGGATATAACTGACGAGGCCATCCCGGTTTTCGGCACCATTGCGTCGCAGTTCAACGACCCGGGCATGAACCAGCTCTACCGGGCGGTGATGGCCAAGATCTCTGAAAAGTCAGGGATTGATTTCGACTCCAGCCTTGTAACCTCAAAGGAGATGTCGGAGAAGGTGTACATCATCCCCCCTGCCCGCACGCGCTACCTTTCGGAGATTGCCGAGACAATCCGCAGCTATGACAAATGGGGCAAAGATCAGGCAGAAATAGCGCAGAATCTCTACGGCATCAAAAAGTCCATCGAAGCCGTACAGAGCATCGCATTGGATGACAAAGACCGGCTGATAATGCAACTGGAGCAGGCGTACGCGGAAGTGGAAATGCACCTCGACGGCCAGAACAAGAAGATACTGGAGAACTGGAAGGACAAGGTGCAGGCATATAAAAATGAGTTCTATGTGTTTAAGGTGCGCGACAAAGAGCTCAAAATAAAGACGCATTCCGAGTCGCTGTCGCATTTGCAGATACCGAAAATTGCCACGCCGCGCTACAAAGCCTGGGGCGATTTGCTGAAGTGGAACCTGCAGGAGAACGTGCCGGGCGAGTTTCCATATACGGCGGGCGTGTTCCCGTTCAAGCGCGAAGGCGAGGACCCCACCCGTATGTTTGCCGGCGAGGGCGGCCCGGAGCGCACCAACCGCCGCTTCCATTATGTGAGCCTGGGCATGCCGGCCAAACGCCTCTCCACCGCTTTCGATTCGGTGACGCTGTACGGCGAGGACCCGGATTACCGCCCCGACATATATGGCAAGATCGGCAACTCCGGCGTCAGCATCTGCTGCCTCGACGACGCCAAGAAACTCTACTCCGGCTTCAACCTGGCCGACCCGATGACATCAGTTTCCATGACCATCAACGGCCCGGCGGCCATTCTGACTGGCTTTTTCATGAATGCCGCCATCGATCAGCAGTGCGAGCTGTATATAAAGGAGCAGGGCCTGGAGGATCAAATCGACCAGAAAATAGAGGCCATATATAAGGAGAAAGGCGCAGAACGCCCGCGCTACCAGGGCAAACTGCCGGAGGGCAACAACGGGCTGGGCCTGCTGCTGCTGGGCGTAACCGGTGACCAGGTGTTGCCTGCCGAAGTGTACGAGCCGATAAAGGCGCGCACGCTGGCATCGGTGCGCGGCACCGTTCAGGCCGACATCCTGAAGGAAGACCAGGCGCAGAACACCTGTATTTTCTCCACGGAGTTCTCGCTGCGCCTGATGGGCGATGTGCAGGCATACTTCATCCACAAGAATATCCGCAATTTTTACTCCGTGTCAATTTCGGGCTACCATATCGCGGAGGCAGGCGCCAACCCCATTTCGCAGCTGGCCTTTACGCTGGCCAACGGCTTTACCTTTGTGGAGTATTACGTGAGCCGCGGTATGGACATCAACAAGTTTGCGCCCAACCTGAGCTTCTTCTTCTCCAACGGCATCGATCCGGAGTATGCGGTCATCGGGCGGGTGGCCCGCAGGATTTGGGCGAAGGCGATGAAGCAGAAGTACGGCGCAGATGCCCGCTCGCAGATGCTGAAGTACCATATCCAGACCTCAGGCCGCTCTCTGCACGCGCAGGAGATTGACTTCAACGACATCCGCACCACCCTGCAGGCCCTTTATGCCATTTATGACAACTGCAACTCGCTGCACACCAACGCCTACGACGAGGCCATCACCACACCGACCGAAGCGTCTGTGCGCCGTGCCATGGCCATCCAACTCATCATCAACCGGGAACTGGGCCTTGCCAAGAACGAGAACCCGCTGCAGGGGTCTTTTGTTATTGAGGAACTGACGGATCTGGTGGAAGAAGCGGTGCTGGCCGAATTTGACAGAATATCAGAGCGCGGCGGCGTGCTGGGCGCCATGGAAACGATGTACCAGCGTGGCAAGATCCAGGAAGAAAGCTTGTACTACGAAACGCTGAAGCACACGGGCGAGTACCCGATCATTGGCGTGAACACCTTCCTGTCCTCTACCGGCTCCCCAACCGTGCTCCCCAAAGAGGTTATCCGGGCGACGGAAGAGGAAAAGCAGTACCAGATAAGGATGATACACGGCCTGCAGAAACGCAACGCTGACGAATCGGAGGAGTTGCTCAGGCGCCTCCAGCAGGTAGCCATCCGGAACGAAAACATCTTTGAGGAGTTGATGGAAACGGTAAAATACTGCTCCCTCGGCCAAATCACAAACGCCCTGTTCGAGGTGGGTGGACAGTACAGACGGAATATGTAA
- a CDS encoding FKBP-type peptidyl-prolyl cis-trans isomerase, protein MELKEKISYIIGRDMASNLRKQGIDIEAESFIKGMKEALEGKPSSLSQEEVQQAMMALQQEMARKQDASGSDNKQAGEAFLAENKNKEGVKTLPSGLQYQVLQEGTGKSPSKTDTVTTHYHGTLIDGTVFDSSYQRNEPATFPVNGVIAGWTEALQMMKEGAKLRLFIPSNLAYGAQGAGSDIGPNSTLIFDVELLSVK, encoded by the coding sequence ATGGAATTAAAGGAGAAAATCAGCTACATTATTGGACGCGACATGGCCAGCAACCTCAGGAAGCAGGGCATCGACATAGAGGCAGAGTCCTTTATCAAGGGTATGAAGGAAGCACTGGAAGGCAAGCCCTCTTCCCTGTCGCAGGAGGAAGTGCAGCAGGCCATGATGGCGCTGCAGCAGGAAATGGCCCGAAAGCAGGACGCCTCCGGTTCAGACAACAAGCAGGCTGGCGAAGCTTTTCTGGCGGAAAATAAAAATAAGGAGGGCGTTAAAACACTCCCAAGCGGCCTGCAGTACCAGGTGCTGCAGGAAGGCACCGGCAAATCGCCTTCTAAAACAGACACGGTAACCACCCACTACCACGGCACATTGATTGATGGAACTGTTTTTGACTCCAGCTACCAGCGCAACGAGCCCGCCACTTTCCCGGTGAACGGTGTAATTGCCGGCTGGACAGAGGCCTTGCAAATGATGAAAGAGGGAGCCAAATTGAGGCTTTTTATCCCGTCTAACCTCGCTTACGGTGCCCAGGGCGCCGGTAGTGACATCGGCCCCAACTCTACCCTGATTTTTGACGTGGAGTTGCTTTCCGTCAAATAA